The Sphingobacteriaceae bacterium DNA segment TCTCCGTTGTTCCATCTACGCAGTTGGACGGGCAGGTGTGCAGGTATAGCATTGAAAGGACAGGCGCTGTTGGAGGGGGTGGCACCAGACCTTGCGGCGCGTGATGATGATCGCCACCGGCGGCACCATTTCCGCCCGGGCCCGCCACCGCCGGGACTGGCGGGACTACCAAACAGGATTTTTCAAAGCGGCCGACCTGGTGGCCCAGGTGCCCGAACTGGCAGAAGTCGCCGAGATTGCAACCATGGACCTGGCCAACTTCTCCAGTGCCGATCTGACGCCCGCCCATTGGCTCCGCCTGCGGGATTTGACCTATAAGTACCTGGAAGAAGAGGGCTACGACGGGGTGGTCATCACCCACGGCACTTCCACCATGGAGGAGACGGCTTATTTCCTGCACCTTACGGTGCCCAGCCGGAAGCCCGTCGTCCTGGTGGGGGCCCAGCGGCCCTTGGAAACCTTGGGCTCCGACGCCGCCGTCAATATCCTTCACGGGGTGCAGGTTGCAGCGGCGGGTGAGTCGGCCGGCCGGGGAGTGCTGGTGGTCATGGACGCCGCCATCCACTCGGCCCGGGAGGTCCGCAAGGCCGACACCTACCGCCTGGACGCCATGGACAGCGGTCGTGCCGGTGTGCTGGGACATATCGATGTGGACGGAACCGTCCAGTATGACCGTTCCCCCGAGCGGCCCCACACGGTGGGGTCGGAATTCGCCGGCTTCAGCCTGATCCCGCCGGGCACCGGGGAATTGCCCCGGGTGGGAATCGTCTTTTCCTGCCCGGGGGCCGATGGCGTTGTCGTGGACGCTTTAGTCGGGGCCGGATATCAAGGAATAGTAGTGGCCGGCATGGGTGCGGGCATCTTGTCGGGCGCGGAAGAGCAGGCTTTGCGCAGGGCCGCTGAGCAGGGGCTGGTGGTGGTGCGGAGCAGCCGCACGGGCGGCGGCCGGGTGCTGCCGGTGGAGCGCTACGCCGATGCTCCCTTTGTTGTCGGTGACGATTTGTCGCCCCAAAAGGCCCGGGTCCTGCTGATTCTGGCCCTGGCTGCCGGGAAGGAGCCGGCGGCCATCCAAGAGGTGTTTGATACTTACTGAACCGGGCGGTGCATGGTGCGGCGTCCGGCGTCCAGGGCCATGGACGGGAAATCGAAGCGGGGAGGTGTAACGATGCGCGTTATAGGCGGCCTTTTGATCATTTTGGTGGGCGTGGTCTGGCTCCTCAACAACCTGGGCCTGGCCACGGTGCCGGTGGCCTGGTATGTCATCAGGCTCTGGCCCCTCATCCTCGTATATTGGGG contains these protein-coding regions:
- a CDS encoding asparaginase, with protein sequence MMMIATGGTISARARHRRDWRDYQTGFFKAADLVAQVPELAEVAEIATMDLANFSSADLTPAHWLRLRDLTYKYLEEEGYDGVVITHGTSTMEETAYFLHLTVPSRKPVVLVGAQRPLETLGSDAAVNILHGVQVAAAGESAGRGVLVVMDAAIHSAREVRKADTYRLDAMDSGRAGVLGHIDVDGTVQYDRSPERPHTVGSEFAGFSLIPPGTGELPRVGIVFSCPGADGVVVDALVGAGYQGIVVAGMGAGILSGAEEQALRRAAEQGLVVVRSSRTGGGRVLPVERYADAPFVVGDDLSPQKARVLLILALAAGKEPAAIQEVFDTY